A window of the Bactrocera neohumeralis isolate Rockhampton unplaced genomic scaffold, APGP_CSIRO_Bneo_wtdbg2-racon-allhic-juicebox.fasta_v2 cluster09, whole genome shotgun sequence genome harbors these coding sequences:
- the LOC126764595 gene encoding coiled-coil domain-containing protein lobo-like, with protein MLIGAGYPAMVVSGIARAETVLNDQRNVPYPHQIKEVKTEEKENPKIWAGQKYKLRTIPDLESHLEENIVEMMKQKEEDEKQLRLEAERLELEEMELIAVDRYHFRRSHAWVVIVDNAPWSIKPKKTYVNDEGDQVLAPPKARFIEPSTGFICDTHCKQYIIIDSVWDHQNYYVNMQDYQRVSELRWNLQDNKDWEHILPGEPPEMRSFTAGSDENISESIRSLGEEKHLDTIRSWVDKLHIGLKEFEERFPHLQKTIYYAGAVHERFSRYSQRDGKSEQLTLYNDDEYKEPSIRWQYYENRSDLLQQIKLFCENGKIEETFYKGRNDSLRFMEYNRDPNEPKTLHFYPTTRVDSLKNLSVSSERIVLNYSNRADHCTLKEFEFKPGGQALKKTIEKFKRQSVGFVPAYKDIAERTIDFDQGKISLKFHYALGALTSSTLSFTKPAKPDYGHEIQFDPQLTKSYKVIKS; from the exons ATGTTAATTGGTGCAGGCTATCCTGCAATGGTAGTATCTGGTATTGCGCGGGCAGAGACAGTTTTGAATGATCAACGTAATGTTCCATATCCGCACCAAATAAAAGAAGTCAAAACAGAAGAAAAGGAAAATCCAAAAATCTGGGCGGGACAAAAATACAAACTACGTACTATTCCGGATTTAGAAAGCCACTTAGAAGAGAATATTGTCGAAATgatgaaacaaaaagaagaagacGAAAAACAATTGCGGTTAGAAGCAGAACGTTTAGAATTGGAG GAAATGGAATTGATTGCTGTAGATAGATATCATTTTCGACGTTCTCATGCCTGGGTCGTAATTGTTGATAATGCGCCTTGGAGTATCAAGCCAAAAAAAACATACGTGAACGACGAAGGTGACCAGGTGCTCGCGCCACCAAAAGCTCGTTTCATTGAGCCTTCCACAGGCTTCATTTGTGATACCCATTGCAagcaatatattattattgatagtGTATGGGATCACCAAAATTATTATGTAAACATGCAGGATTATCAAAGGGTAAGTGAACTACGTTGGAATTTACAGGATAACAAAGATTGGGAGCATATTCTCCCAGGAGAGCCGCCAGAAATGCGTTCGTTTACTGCAGGATCTGATGAAAACATCTCAGAAAGCATAAGATCGTTAGGAGAAGAAAAACATTTAGACACAATACGGTCATGGGTAGATAAACTGCACATTGGTCTGAAAGAATTCGAAGAGAGATTTCCACACttacaaaaaactatttattacgCTGGTGCAGTCCATGAACGATTTTCACGATATTCTCAACGCGATGGAAAATCTGAGCAATTAACTCTCTACAACGATGATGAGTATAAAGAACCAAGCATACGGTGGCAGTATTATGAAAATAGGTCAGATTTGCTGCagcaaataaaactattttgtgAAAACGGAAAAATAGAGGAAACATTTTATAAAGGTCGAAACGATAGTCTTCGGT TCATGGAATACAACCGTGATCCTAATGAGCCAAAAACATTGCATTTTTATCCAACTACGAGAGTTGACTCCTTGAAAAATCTTTCCGTCAGCAGTGAGAGAATTGTTCTTAATTACAGTAACCGTGCTGACCATTGTACTTTAAAAGAGTTCGAATTCAAACCAGGTGGACAAGCATTGAAG aaaacaatagaaaaatttaagcgTCAAAGTGTTGGATTTGTACCGGCCTATAAAGATATTGCAGAGCGAACTATCGATTTTGATCAAGgcaaaatttcactaaaatttcaCTATGCTCTCGGAGCCTTAACCTCATCAACGCTATCGTTTACTAAACCAGCAAAACCAGATTACGGACATGAAATACAGTTTGATCCTCAACTTACAAAATCTTACAAAGTAATTAAGTCTTAA